The DNA sequence ACGTCTGGACCTGTTCAGAAGAACAAGCCCACACAGCTGATGCAGATGGAGTTCAGTTGGAGGAAGATGCTGTTCAGCAGGGCGTGCAACGGGGTCACCCCTTTCAAAAAGGTGCGTTTTCGGGACCCCGAGTTGGTCAATGTCAACACTAGGCGTCATATGGAACGCTTATGACGTAAATGATTAACCGTCACTCGACCGTTAGGCGATCGTGACCGCACCGACACCAGTCAGAATCGCCTGAGCAGGCTCGCAGGATGGGAGCGCGCCATGGCCCGTTGGGCCGCTTGGCTGACGTCCGACGGGGAGACGATCCCGACCAGCTCGCCTGCCTGCAGAACCAGCGCGCGGCCGTCCGCACTGAGGCCCAGCCGGGGGATGAGCTCGGGCAGCGGCTCGTCCGGCGCCGTCGTCACGACCTCCGTCGCCGGGCAGGCGATGTCGCGGGCCCGGGTCGTGCTCCGGAGAGCCACCGGGACCTCCTTGATCCGGCGCAGCGTGATCAACCCGACCAGTCGTCCGTCCTGGTCGACCAACGGGAAGCTCGAGTGGCGTCGCTGGAAGAGGTACTCGTCGATCAGCGCCGCCACCGTGATGTCGGCTGGGACGGTCTCGGGTTCGGGGGACATCACGTCGCGGACGCGCACCGTCTGGAGTGCATCGTCGAGGAGCACCTGCTGCTCCTCCGCACTCGCAGCGCGGGCCAGGAACCAGCCCAACAGGACCGACCACAGCGACGACAGGATGCCCGTCTGCAGGAAGAGTCCCAGGCCGAGCAGGACGAGGATGAAACCCAGAACCCGCCCGGCACGCGCGGCCGCGACAGCGGCCCACACATAGTCGCCGCGCCACTTCCACAGCGCCGCGTGCAACAGGCGGCCACCGTCGAGTGGTGCCGCCGGGATGGCATTGAAGACGGCGAGCAGTAGGTTGATGCCGGCGAGCCAGGCGAACGCCCCGACCAACAGCCCCGACACCCCGGCCACGCTGAGCAGCAGCGTCCCCAACCCGAACGCCAGTCCGATCAGGACGCTGACCAGCGGCCCGACTCCGGCGATGCGGAGTTCCGATCCCGGGTCTCCGGCCTTGCCG is a window from the Microlunatus panaciterrae genome containing:
- a CDS encoding site-2 protease family protein — encoded protein: MRGTFGIGRIAGVAIRIHWSVAVIFALIAWSLATVTFPGYYPKEPRWMHIVAGLTAAVVFLLGLLAHELSHAVVARRNGVEVDNITLWLLGGVAQLRGKAGDPGSELRIAGVGPLVSVLIGLAFGLGTLLLSVAGVSGLLVGAFAWLAGINLLLAVFNAIPAAPLDGGRLLHAALWKWRGDYVWAAVAAARAGRVLGFILVLLGLGLFLQTGILSSLWSVLLGWFLARAASAEEQQVLLDDALQTVRVRDVMSPEPETVPADITVAALIDEYLFQRRHSSFPLVDQDGRLVGLITLRRIKEVPVALRSTTRARDIACPATEVVTTAPDEPLPELIPRLGLSADGRALVLQAGELVGIVSPSDVSQAAQRAMARSHPASLLRRF